A stretch of the Bacillus anthracis str. Vollum genome encodes the following:
- a CDS encoding ABC transporter ATP-binding protein has product MTEKKQSDLRRLLSYMKPYKGLLALAFLFLVGATVTEMMGPFLIKQFLDEHLVPRNFDQSALVTLFVVYIVAHLLKVLFTYLDLLYFQNIAFKIVQDMRVEVYEHVQKLSLSFFDRTPIGTLVSRITNDTEAIKDFYVSVLSTFVKNIVFLIGILVAMFLLNVKLALFSLVLIPIMFAIMVLYRRKSAAFYLEVRNQLSVLNAKLNESIQGMNIVQVFRQEKRMRKEFEEVNNKHYSAGRRTLKLDALLLRPATDLVHIVAIALVLGLFGIDALKSPVEVGVLYAFVNYIHRFFQPVNEMMMKLSFFQQALVSSSRVFHLMDEKDLAPVQKGDGNPQVINGDIEFKNVTFSYDGKRDVLKNVSFHVKQGQTVAFVGHTGSGKSTIMNLLMRFYNIKSGNIVIDGVDLEKFEEQEIRKKIGLVLQDAFLFAGNVKQNIRMYNEEITDEEVKEAAQFVQANTFIEKLPEQYETEVVERGAAFSSGQRQLIAFARTIATNPKVLVLDEATANIDTETEDAIQTALQQMRKGRTTIAIAHRLSTIQDADQIFVMHDGEIVERGTHQELLSEQGLYYNMYLLQNKGSLQKAL; this is encoded by the coding sequence ATGACTGAGAAAAAACAGAGCGATTTAAGAAGATTGCTTTCTTATATGAAGCCATATAAAGGACTATTAGCATTAGCATTTTTATTTCTAGTTGGTGCAACTGTAACTGAAATGATGGGACCTTTTTTAATTAAACAATTTCTTGATGAACATTTAGTACCACGTAACTTTGATCAATCAGCACTTGTTACACTATTTGTAGTGTATATTGTTGCTCACTTATTAAAAGTATTATTTACTTATTTAGACTTGTTATATTTTCAAAATATCGCTTTTAAAATTGTTCAAGATATGCGTGTTGAAGTATATGAGCATGTTCAAAAGTTATCATTAAGTTTCTTTGATCGTACGCCGATTGGTACGCTTGTATCACGCATAACGAATGATACGGAAGCAATTAAAGACTTTTATGTGAGTGTATTATCAACATTTGTTAAAAATATCGTATTTTTAATAGGTATTTTAGTAGCGATGTTTTTATTAAACGTAAAATTAGCGCTATTTTCTCTCGTATTAATTCCAATAATGTTTGCGATTATGGTGCTATATCGCCGGAAAAGTGCAGCTTTTTATTTAGAAGTGCGTAATCAATTAAGCGTGTTAAATGCAAAGTTAAACGAATCCATTCAAGGGATGAATATTGTTCAAGTGTTTAGACAAGAAAAGCGTATGAGAAAAGAGTTTGAAGAAGTGAACAATAAACATTATAGTGCAGGGCGACGTACGTTAAAGTTAGATGCATTGCTTTTACGTCCAGCTACAGATTTAGTACATATTGTAGCGATTGCATTAGTACTTGGTTTATTTGGAATTGATGCTTTGAAAAGTCCTGTTGAAGTAGGCGTTTTATATGCGTTTGTTAACTATATACATCGTTTCTTCCAGCCGGTAAATGAGATGATGATGAAATTATCATTTTTCCAGCAGGCACTTGTTTCATCATCACGTGTATTTCATTTAATGGATGAGAAAGATTTAGCACCAGTTCAAAAAGGGGATGGAAATCCTCAAGTCATTAATGGAGATATTGAATTTAAAAATGTTACTTTTTCTTATGATGGAAAACGTGATGTTTTAAAAAATGTATCTTTTCACGTGAAACAAGGGCAAACGGTTGCTTTCGTTGGGCACACGGGTAGCGGAAAAAGTACCATTATGAATTTATTAATGCGATTTTATAATATTAAGTCTGGAAATATTGTAATAGATGGTGTAGATTTAGAAAAATTTGAAGAACAAGAAATTAGAAAGAAAATAGGACTTGTACTGCAAGATGCATTTTTATTTGCGGGAAATGTGAAACAAAATATTCGTATGTATAATGAAGAAATTACGGATGAAGAAGTAAAAGAAGCGGCACAATTTGTGCAAGCGAATACGTTTATTGAAAAATTACCAGAGCAGTATGAAACAGAAGTAGTAGAAAGAGGAGCTGCATTTTCTAGTGGTCAACGACAATTAATTGCTTTTGCTAGAACGATAGCAACGAATCCGAAAGTATTAGTATTAGATGAAGCAACAGCTAATATTGATACAGAAACTGAAGATGCGATCCAAACAGCGTTACAGCAAATGCGAAAAGGGAGAACGACTATAGCCATTGCGCACCGGTTATCTACAATTCAAGATGCAGACCAAATTTTCGTTATGCATGATGGAGAGATAGTAGAAAGAGGAACACACCAAGAATTACTGAGTGAACAAGGGTTGTATTATAATATGTATTTACTACAAAATAAAGGAAGTTTACAAAAGGCCTTGTAG
- a CDS encoding ABC transporter ATP-binding protein yields the protein MKVFMNLAWFFKQEKRAYITGIVLLFGVALLELVAPKVIGIVVDEINDGTLTTDKLLKWVVLLVIVGITMYVLRYVWRIMIFGSSLKLARQLRKNLYEHFTKMSPSFYQSNRTGDLMAHATNDIQAIQQTAGAGVLTLVDSLAVGGCVLVAMGFTISWKLTLLSLIPMPIVAISTNYYGSLLHKRFHKAQQSFSEINDKVQESMSGMKVIRSLGQEKEDLQAFRKKSEDVVHKNMLVARIDSLFDPTIALIVGFSFLIAVCYGSVLVVRGELTVGDLVTFTTYLGTLVWPMLAFGWLFNIMERGRASYDRVEKILSQKSDVVNRENAVHTIASGDVSFAVDSFSYKKNELLHLTDIHFDLKKGETLGVVGRTGAGKTTLLKCLIREYDHFNGELKVGERDIRDVTLYGVRSAISYVPQDHFLFSASIGENIAFGKADATYNEITRAAEIACIHNDILQFSEGYETVVGERGVSLSGGQKQRISIARALLTDAEILILDDCLSAVDAKTEETILNALKRERAGKTTIITAHRLSAIQHANLILVVDEGRIVQRGTHEQLMKEHGWYKEMYESQQLEALVEKGGV from the coding sequence ATGAAAGTGTTTATGAATTTAGCTTGGTTTTTTAAACAAGAAAAACGAGCGTACATAACCGGAATTGTTTTATTATTTGGCGTTGCACTTTTAGAACTTGTAGCACCAAAAGTGATTGGGATTGTTGTAGATGAAATTAATGATGGAACATTAACGACTGATAAGTTACTAAAATGGGTTGTACTCTTAGTAATTGTAGGTATTACGATGTACGTATTACGTTACGTATGGCGTATTATGATTTTCGGGTCTTCATTAAAGTTAGCTCGCCAATTACGGAAAAATTTGTACGAACATTTTACAAAGATGAGTCCATCTTTCTACCAGTCAAATCGCACGGGGGATTTAATGGCACATGCGACTAATGACATTCAAGCCATTCAGCAAACTGCTGGAGCAGGTGTTTTAACACTTGTTGATTCTTTAGCTGTTGGGGGATGTGTACTCGTAGCGATGGGCTTTACAATTAGTTGGAAGTTAACATTGTTAAGCTTAATTCCAATGCCGATTGTAGCAATATCGACAAATTATTACGGATCTTTATTACATAAAAGGTTTCATAAAGCGCAGCAATCGTTTTCGGAAATCAATGATAAAGTGCAAGAGAGTATGAGTGGGATGAAGGTAATTCGATCGCTTGGACAGGAGAAAGAAGATTTACAAGCGTTTCGAAAAAAATCAGAAGATGTTGTACATAAAAATATGTTAGTCGCACGTATTGATTCGTTATTTGATCCAACAATCGCTCTTATCGTAGGATTTTCTTTTTTAATCGCAGTATGTTACGGGTCAGTATTAGTTGTGAGAGGTGAATTAACAGTAGGTGATCTCGTTACATTTACGACGTATTTAGGTACTCTTGTTTGGCCAATGTTAGCGTTTGGATGGTTGTTTAATATTATGGAGCGTGGGCGTGCTTCGTATGATCGTGTAGAAAAAATCCTCTCGCAAAAATCAGATGTAGTAAATAGAGAAAATGCTGTGCATACAATAGCGAGCGGTGATGTTTCATTTGCGGTCGATTCGTTTTCGTATAAGAAAAATGAACTGTTACATTTAACAGATATTCACTTTGATTTGAAGAAGGGGGAAACGTTAGGGGTCGTGGGACGTACAGGTGCAGGGAAAACGACTTTATTAAAATGTTTAATTCGTGAGTATGATCATTTTAATGGTGAATTAAAAGTTGGAGAGCGGGATATTAGAGATGTAACACTTTACGGTGTCCGTTCTGCCATTTCATATGTGCCGCAAGATCATTTTTTATTTTCAGCGAGTATTGGGGAGAATATTGCCTTTGGAAAGGCGGATGCTACATATAATGAAATTACCCGTGCTGCAGAGATTGCTTGTATTCACAATGACATCCTTCAATTTTCAGAAGGGTATGAAACAGTAGTTGGGGAAAGAGGCGTTTCTTTATCTGGAGGTCAAAAACAGAGAATTTCTATTGCGCGTGCTTTATTAACGGATGCTGAAATATTAATTTTAGATGATTGTTTATCAGCAGTAGATGCAAAAACAGAAGAAACAATTTTAAATGCTTTAAAGAGGGAAAGAGCAGGGAAAACAACGATTATTACTGCCCATCGTTTAAGTGCAATTCAACATGCCAATCTTATTCTTGTTGTGGATGAAGGCAGAATTGTACAAAGAGGTACACATGAGCAATTAATGAAAGAACATGGTTGGTATAAAGAAATGTATGAGAGCCAGCAGCTAGAAGCATTAGTCGAGAAAGGAGGCGTATGA
- a CDS encoding YneF family protein: MPIWLGILVGVVALVAGVALGFFIARKYMMNYLQKNPPINEQMLKMMMMQMGQKPSQKKINQMMSAMNKQQMK, from the coding sequence ATGCCAATTTGGTTAGGTATTCTAGTGGGCGTAGTAGCACTAGTAGCAGGCGTGGCGTTAGGATTTTTCATTGCCCGCAAATACATGATGAATTACTTACAAAAAAATCCACCAATTAACGAACAAATGTTAAAAATGATGATGATGCAAATGGGACAAAAACCTTCCCAAAAGAAAATCAATCAAATGATGAGCGCGATGAACAAGCAACAAATGAAATAA
- the sirA gene encoding sporulation inhibitor of replication protein SirA, with translation MKTYELYLIQEDIAKAYFGREYLFFDLFARFSESGSLSEKKVLYKQMMYITMPLQVMKIHHKLEQALRVLGKYDRTHHTHTLYTGAEYGEIMVKPHYIRMNTSGNVSMETTFFEVLRKCELTFLAMDYENTKYGWLNPLKQVRTYV, from the coding sequence ATGAAAACGTATGAATTGTATTTAATTCAAGAGGATATTGCGAAAGCTTACTTTGGTCGTGAATATTTGTTTTTTGATTTATTTGCTCGATTTTCAGAATCTGGGTCCCTTTCGGAGAAAAAAGTGTTATATAAACAAATGATGTATATAACGATGCCATTACAAGTAATGAAAATTCATCATAAATTAGAACAAGCTTTGCGCGTTCTTGGTAAATATGATCGAACACATCATACACATACACTTTATACAGGAGCGGAATACGGCGAAATAATGGTGAAACCACACTATATTCGCATGAATACCTCTGGAAATGTTTCTATGGAAACGACTTTTTTTGAGGTGCTACGGAAGTGTGAATTAACATTTTTAGCTATGGATTATGAAAATACAAAGTACGGATGGCTGAATCCTCTAAAACAAGTACGAACATATGTGTAA
- the tkt gene encoding transketolase: MSHSIEQLSINTIRTLSIDAIEKANSGHPGMPMGAAPMAYTLWTQFMKHNPNNPTWFNRDRFVLSAGHGSMLLYSLLHLSGYDVTMDDLKNFRQWGSKTPGHPEYGHTAGVDATTGPLGQGIATAVGMAMAERHLAAKYNRDAYNIVDHYTYAICGDGDLMEGVSAEASSLAAHLQLGRLVVLYDSNDISLDGDLNRSFSESVEDRYKAYGWQVIRVEDGNDIEAIAKAIEEAKADEKRPTLIEVRTTIGFGSPNKSGKSASHGSPLGVEETKLTKEAYAWTAEQDFHVAEEVYENFRKTVQDVGETAQAEWNTMLGEYAQAYPELANELQAAMNGLLPEGWEQNLPTYELGSKAATRNSSGAVINAIAESVPSFFGGSADLAGSNKTYMNNEKDFTRDDYSGKNIWYGVREFAMGAAMNGIALHGGLKTYGGTFFVFSDYLRPAIRLAALMQLPVTYVFTHDSIAVGEDGPTHEPIEQLAALRAMPNVSVIRPADGNESVAAWRLALESTNKPTALVLTRQDLPTLEGAKDDTYEKVAKGAYVVSASKKETADVILLATGSEVSLAVEAQKALAVDGVDASVVSMPSMDRFEAQTAEYKESVLPKAVTKRFAIEMGATFGWHRYVGLEGDVLGIDTFGASAPGEKIMEEYGFTVENVVRKVKEML, from the coding sequence ATGTCACATTCAATCGAACAACTTTCTATCAACACGATTCGCACATTATCCATCGATGCGATTGAAAAAGCAAACTCTGGTCACCCAGGAATGCCAATGGGTGCAGCACCAATGGCTTATACATTATGGACTCAATTTATGAAACACAATCCAAATAACCCAACGTGGTTTAACCGTGATCGTTTCGTATTATCTGCAGGTCATGGTTCAATGTTATTATACAGCCTACTTCACCTATCTGGTTATGATGTAACAATGGATGACTTAAAGAACTTCCGTCAATGGGGAAGCAAAACTCCAGGGCATCCTGAGTACGGTCATACAGCTGGTGTAGATGCAACTACTGGTCCACTTGGACAAGGTATTGCAACTGCTGTAGGTATGGCAATGGCAGAAAGACATTTAGCTGCTAAATATAACCGTGATGCGTATAATATAGTAGATCATTATACATACGCTATTTGTGGTGATGGAGATTTAATGGAAGGCGTTTCTGCTGAAGCATCTTCATTAGCTGCTCATTTACAATTAGGTCGTCTTGTTGTGCTTTATGATTCAAACGATATTTCATTAGATGGCGATTTAAATCGTTCATTCTCTGAAAGTGTAGAAGATCGTTACAAAGCATACGGATGGCAAGTAATCCGTGTTGAGGATGGAAACGATATTGAAGCTATCGCGAAAGCAATCGAAGAAGCGAAAGCTGACGAAAAACGCCCAACGCTAATTGAAGTAAGAACGACAATTGGTTTCGGTTCTCCAAACAAATCAGGAAAATCAGCTTCACATGGTTCTCCACTTGGTGTAGAAGAAACAAAGTTAACGAAAGAAGCATACGCTTGGACTGCTGAACAAGACTTCCATGTAGCAGAAGAAGTATATGAAAACTTCCGTAAAACAGTACAAGATGTTGGTGAAACTGCACAAGCTGAGTGGAATACTATGCTAGGTGAATATGCACAAGCATATCCAGAATTAGCAAACGAACTGCAAGCAGCAATGAACGGTCTTCTTCCAGAAGGTTGGGAGCAAAACTTACCAACTTATGAATTAGGATCAAAAGCAGCAACTCGTAATTCTTCAGGTGCTGTAATTAATGCAATTGCAGAGTCTGTACCATCATTCTTCGGTGGATCTGCTGACCTTGCTGGTTCTAACAAAACATACATGAATAACGAAAAAGACTTTACAAGAGATGATTACAGCGGTAAAAACATTTGGTACGGTGTACGTGAGTTCGCAATGGGTGCAGCAATGAACGGTATTGCACTACATGGTGGTTTAAAAACTTACGGTGGTACGTTCTTCGTATTCTCTGACTACTTACGCCCAGCAATTCGTCTTGCAGCATTAATGCAATTGCCGGTAACGTATGTATTCACACACGACAGTATCGCTGTTGGTGAAGATGGTCCAACACATGAACCAATCGAGCAATTAGCAGCGCTACGTGCAATGCCAAATGTATCTGTTATTCGTCCAGCTGACGGTAACGAATCTGTTGCAGCTTGGAGACTAGCTCTAGAATCTACAAACAAACCAACTGCTTTAGTATTAACTCGTCAAGATCTTCCAACATTAGAAGGTGCAAAAGACGATACGTATGAAAAAGTAGCAAAAGGTGCGTATGTAGTTTCTGCAAGCAAGAAAGAAACAGCTGATGTAATCTTACTTGCAACTGGATCTGAAGTAAGTCTAGCTGTTGAAGCTCAAAAAGCATTAGCAGTAGACGGCGTTGATGCATCTGTTGTCAGCATGCCATCTATGGATCGCTTTGAAGCTCAAACAGCTGAGTACAAAGAATCTGTATTACCAAAAGCAGTAACAAAACGTTTCGCAATCGAAATGGGTGCTACATTCGGATGGCACCGTTACGTAGGTCTTGAAGGAGATGTGTTAGGTATCGATACATTCGGTGCTTCTGCTCCTGGTGAGAAGATTATGGAAGAGTATGGATTTACTGTAGAGAACGTTGTTCGTAAAGTAAAAGAAATGCTTTAA
- a CDS encoding RNA-guided endonuclease TnpB family protein, producing the protein MTKQNKAYKFRLYPTEEQAHLIRKTFGCVRFVYNKMLAERKEVYEKHKANKEELKEQKFSTPAKYKVEYEWLKEVDSLALANAQLNLQTAYKNFFSGQSDFPTFKSKKSRKSYTTNRVNGNIMLFHGYIKLPKLKMVKLKQHREIPPKHIIKSCTISMTPTGKYYVSILTEYEKEITPKEVERVVGLDFAMVELYVSSEDEKANYPRFYRQMLEKLAKAQRVLARRVKGSERWNKQRIRVAKLHEKVANQRKNFLHHKSKELATSFDVVAIEDLHMKGMSRALRFGKSVADNGWRMFTAFLAYKLQEQGKQLVKIDKWFPSTKMCSRCGNKKEMPLCERTYACSCGLTIGRDYNAAINIKKEAIRLLALA; encoded by the coding sequence ATGACAAAGCAGAATAAGGCGTACAAGTTTCGTCTGTATCCAACAGAAGAACAAGCACATCTCATACGTAAAACGTTCGGGTGTGTACGCTTTGTATATAATAAAATGCTGGCTGAACGAAAGGAAGTATATGAAAAACACAAAGCGAATAAGGAAGAACTGAAGGAGCAAAAATTTTCTACACCTGCAAAATACAAAGTGGAGTATGAATGGTTGAAAGAAGTTGATTCATTGGCATTGGCCAACGCTCAATTAAACTTGCAAACTGCTTATAAGAATTTTTTTAGTGGTCAAAGTGATTTTCCTACATTCAAAAGTAAAAAGAGTAGAAAATCCTATACAACGAATCGAGTAAACGGAAATATTATGTTATTTCATGGTTATATCAAATTACCAAAATTGAAAATGGTGAAACTGAAGCAACATAGAGAAATCCCGCCAAAACATATCATCAAATCGTGTACGATTTCGATGACACCTACTGGTAAGTATTACGTGTCTATTTTGACCGAATATGAAAAAGAAATCACTCCAAAAGAAGTAGAACGTGTAGTTGGATTAGACTTCGCAATGGTTGAATTGTACGTGAGTAGCGAAGATGAGAAAGCCAATTATCCTCGCTTTTATCGTCAGATGTTAGAGAAATTAGCGAAGGCACAACGAGTATTAGCAAGACGTGTGAAAGGTTCAGAGCGCTGGAATAAACAACGCATTCGTGTAGCGAAATTGCATGAAAAGGTCGCCAATCAACGTAAAAATTTTCTTCATCACAAGTCTAAAGAATTAGCTACGAGTTTTGACGTTGTAGCAATCGAAGACTTACATATGAAAGGAATGTCAAGAGCACTTAGATTTGGTAAGAGTGTAGCGGACAACGGTTGGCGGATGTTCACGGCATTTTTAGCATATAAGCTACAAGAACAAGGAAAACAACTTGTAAAGATAGATAAATGGTTTCCTTCTACAAAGATGTGTAGTCGTTGTGGAAATAAAAAAGAAATGCCATTATGTGAACGCACGTATGCGTGTTCGTGTGGACTCACAATCGGCCGTGATTATAACGCAGCGATCAATATCAAAAAAGAAGCCATACGCTTATTAGCGCTGGCATAA
- the phnE gene encoding phosphonate ABC transporter, permease protein PhnE — MSKTTIIVQKPKKPSVYRSFIFIALTFVYVWAFSGVPLEGIKDTAGEITKAIMTGVLNPDWAYVSLPDGEDLLHGLIDTLAIAILGTFISAFLSVPFAFWAATNMSSGKLTSGTGKFVLSFVRTFPELVMALLFIKAVGPGSFAGVLALGLHSIGMLGKLYSEGIENIDKGPTEALIATGANRFQILWYAVLPQVLPDFLSYTLYRFEINVRSAAILGVIGAGGIGTPLIFALSSRNWSRVGIILLGIILMVIIIDFISSSIRKRIV; from the coding sequence ATGAGTAAAACGACGATAATCGTACAAAAACCTAAGAAGCCGAGTGTGTATCGCTCGTTTATTTTTATAGCACTTACATTTGTTTACGTATGGGCTTTTTCAGGAGTACCGCTAGAAGGGATCAAGGATACGGCAGGAGAAATTACAAAAGCAATTATGACAGGTGTATTGAATCCAGATTGGGCGTATGTATCTTTGCCAGATGGTGAAGATTTATTACATGGTTTAATTGATACGTTGGCAATTGCGATATTAGGTACATTTATTTCTGCCTTTTTATCTGTTCCATTTGCTTTTTGGGCGGCGACGAATATGAGCAGTGGAAAACTAACTTCAGGAACTGGGAAATTTGTACTTAGTTTTGTTCGTACATTTCCTGAATTAGTTATGGCTCTTTTATTTATAAAGGCTGTTGGACCAGGTTCTTTTGCCGGCGTTCTAGCTTTAGGATTACACTCTATTGGAATGTTAGGGAAATTATATTCAGAAGGAATTGAAAATATAGATAAGGGGCCGACAGAGGCGTTAATAGCTACAGGCGCAAACCGGTTCCAAATACTTTGGTATGCAGTATTGCCACAAGTATTACCAGATTTTCTATCGTATACATTATACAGGTTCGAAATTAATGTACGATCCGCTGCCATTTTAGGTGTTATTGGAGCAGGTGGTATTGGTACGCCCCTAATTTTTGCGCTGAGTTCACGTAATTGGTCTCGCGTGGGAATAATTTTATTGGGCATCATTTTAATGGTCATTATCATTGATTTTATTTCAAGTTCGATTCGGAAACGGATTGTTTAA
- the phnE gene encoding phosphonate ABC transporter, permease protein PhnE: MNDVTIYSKSIPKPPSKLKHMLTAVLVILLLWGSSVQVDASLSKLVVGFPNMMDLLKEMVPPDWSYFQVITTAMLDTIRMAIIGTTLGAILAIPLALCAASNVFTSTFLYIPARMILNFIRTIPDLLLAAIFVAIFGIGPLPGILALTFFSIGLVAKLFYESIESIDPGPLEAMTAVGANKVQWIVYGVIPQVKAHFVSYVLYTFEVNVRAAAVLGLVGAGGIGLYYDRTLGFLQYQQTASIIIYTLVVVLLIDYVSTLLREKL; encoded by the coding sequence ATGAATGACGTGACGATATACTCGAAATCGATACCGAAGCCACCGAGTAAGTTGAAACATATGTTAACGGCTGTTCTAGTCATTTTACTGTTGTGGGGAAGTAGTGTACAGGTCGATGCATCATTGTCAAAACTAGTAGTTGGTTTTCCTAATATGATGGATTTGTTAAAAGAGATGGTGCCGCCAGATTGGAGTTATTTTCAAGTTATTACAACAGCGATGTTAGATACAATACGTATGGCGATTATTGGGACGACTTTAGGAGCGATTTTAGCTATTCCGCTGGCATTGTGTGCGGCAAGTAATGTATTTACTAGTACATTTTTATACATCCCAGCTCGAATGATATTAAATTTTATCCGAACGATACCAGATTTATTATTAGCGGCAATTTTCGTAGCGATTTTTGGAATCGGGCCACTTCCAGGTATTCTGGCTCTTACTTTTTTCTCAATTGGGCTCGTGGCGAAATTGTTTTATGAGTCAATCGAATCAATTGATCCAGGTCCGTTAGAGGCGATGACAGCAGTAGGAGCAAATAAAGTGCAATGGATTGTTTATGGAGTAATTCCGCAAGTGAAAGCGCATTTTGTCTCTTATGTTCTGTATACATTTGAGGTGAACGTACGTGCAGCAGCTGTTTTAGGTTTAGTAGGAGCAGGTGGTATTGGATTATACTATGATCGTACACTTGGATTTTTACAATATCAGCAAACTGCATCTATTATTATTTATACCCTTGTTGTTGTATTGTTAATTGATTATGTAAGTACATTGTTGCGGGAGAAATTATAA
- the phnC gene encoding phosphonate ABC transporter ATP-binding protein encodes MIEFRNVSKVYPNGTKGLNNINLKIQKGEFVVMVGLSGAGKSTLLRSVNRLHEITEGEIMIEGESITAAKGKGLRRMRRDIGMIFQSFNLVKRSTVLKNVLAGRVGYHSTLRTTLGLFPKEDLELAFQSLKRVNILEKAYARADELSGGQQQRVSIARALAQEAKIILADEPVASLDPLTTKQVLEDLKKINEDFGITTIVNLHSIDLARQYATRIIGLHAGEIVFDGLVEEATDEKFAEIYGDVVQKSELLEVAVK; translated from the coding sequence GTGATAGAGTTTCGAAATGTTTCCAAAGTGTATCCAAATGGTACAAAAGGATTGAATAATATAAACTTGAAAATTCAAAAAGGTGAGTTTGTTGTAATGGTAGGGCTTTCCGGAGCTGGAAAGTCTACACTTCTAAGATCGGTAAATCGTCTTCATGAGATTACAGAAGGAGAAATCATGATTGAAGGTGAATCTATTACGGCTGCGAAAGGAAAAGGATTACGCCGCATGCGCCGGGATATTGGTATGATTTTTCAAAGTTTTAACCTTGTAAAGCGATCAACAGTATTAAAGAACGTATTAGCTGGCCGTGTTGGGTATCATTCGACGTTGCGTACAACGTTAGGTCTATTTCCGAAAGAAGATTTGGAGCTTGCTTTTCAATCGTTAAAAAGAGTAAATATTTTAGAAAAAGCATATGCGCGTGCTGATGAATTATCAGGAGGACAACAGCAACGTGTATCGATTGCTAGAGCGTTGGCGCAAGAAGCAAAAATCATATTGGCAGATGAACCTGTTGCATCGTTAGATCCGCTAACAACAAAGCAAGTATTAGAAGATTTGAAGAAAATTAATGAAGATTTTGGAATTACAACAATTGTAAACTTACATTCTATTGATTTAGCTAGGCAATATGCGACGCGCATTATTGGATTACATGCAGGAGAAATTGTTTTTGATGGCTTAGTAGAAGAGGCAACGGATGAAAAGTTTGCTGAAATTTATGGTGACGTAGTACAGAAAAGTGAATTGTTAGAGGTGGCAGTTAAATGA
- a CDS encoding phosphate/phosphite/phosphonate ABC transporter substrate-binding protein, producing MLKKFFAMSTTVVLAAGLLSGCGTKESSANKNADTKKGYVPKTLNVQFVPSQNADTLEAKAKPLEKLLSDKLNIPVKVSISTNYNTIVEAMASKQVDVGFLPPTAYVLAHEKKAANVILQAQRFGVDDETGAPKKDLVDFYKSEFVVKKDSNINSVKDLKGKKIGYQDVTSSAGYVWPAAVLLKEGVDPLKDVKPVTLKGHDQSLIALLNGDVDAAVVFQDARNIVKKDYPNIFDQTKIVKFTEKIPNDTISVRSDLDEEWSKKLQDAFIEIGKNEEGHKIIKEVYSHEGYVKSDDSKFDIVREYGKKVKTQ from the coding sequence ATGTTGAAAAAATTTTTTGCAATGAGCACAACAGTTGTACTAGCAGCGGGGTTATTAAGTGGCTGTGGAACGAAGGAATCAAGTGCAAATAAAAATGCAGATACGAAAAAAGGGTATGTACCGAAGACTTTAAATGTTCAATTTGTTCCTTCTCAAAATGCAGATACGTTAGAGGCGAAGGCAAAACCACTTGAGAAGCTATTAAGTGATAAGTTAAATATTCCAGTAAAAGTTAGTATTTCAACGAATTACAATACAATTGTAGAAGCGATGGCATCTAAGCAAGTAGATGTAGGGTTTTTACCTCCAACAGCGTATGTGCTAGCACATGAGAAAAAGGCTGCAAACGTAATTTTACAAGCGCAACGTTTTGGCGTAGATGATGAAACGGGAGCTCCTAAAAAGGACTTAGTAGACTTTTATAAATCTGAGTTTGTTGTTAAGAAAGATTCAAATATTAATAGTGTAAAAGATTTAAAAGGTAAAAAAATTGGCTATCAAGATGTAACGTCATCAGCGGGATATGTGTGGCCTGCGGCTGTATTATTAAAAGAGGGCGTTGATCCGTTAAAAGATGTGAAACCTGTTACATTAAAAGGTCACGATCAGTCGCTTATTGCTCTTTTAAATGGTGATGTAGATGCAGCTGTTGTATTCCAAGATGCTCGTAATATTGTAAAAAAAGATTATCCGAATATATTCGATCAAACGAAAATAGTGAAATTTACGGAGAAAATTCCAAACGATACGATTTCGGTACGTTCTGATTTAGATGAAGAGTGGAGCAAGAAATTACAGGATGCTTTCATTGAAATTGGAAAGAATGAGGAAGGGCACAAAATCATTAAAGAAGTATATTCACATGAAGGATATGTTAAATCTGATGATAGTAAATTTGATATCGTTCGTGAATATGGGAAGAAAGTAAAAACGCAATAA